A genomic window from Pristiophorus japonicus isolate sPriJap1 unplaced genomic scaffold, sPriJap1.hap1 HAP1_SCAFFOLD_675, whole genome shotgun sequence includes:
- the LOC139256020 gene encoding probable G-protein coupled receptor 139, producing MDWNLTTVTWNATAMDRSFIWEFDMLYEHYNRISLHARIELALRAFKYIYYPLLAVVGVPVNVVTIVILSRGKCGLSKCVTRYLVAMAAADLLVIILDLILRHIPIVYWLHFYFLFSLPVCNIHAVLVYAATNCSVWFTVTFTFDRFVAICCQKLKTKYCTEKTAAVVLGTVTVMSCLIDIFWYFMLSDKYQLFNNPWFCSTQSRLMRSKVWGTIEFLHYILTPCVPFVVIVLLNALTIRYILVSSRARSRLRCPSNVESPRDPEMESRRKSIILLLLISGNFILLWSVHMVHSLWGSLRWFTAWLIYLPVYVREFGFMLQLLSCCTNTVIYCVTQTKFKEQLKNVGKYPFTLIVKFIKR from the exons ATGGATTGGAATCTGACAACAGTGACTTGGAATGCAACAGCAATGGACAGGAGTTTCATCTGGGAGTTTGACATGCTTTATGAACATTATAATAGAATTTCGTTACACGCACGGATAGAATTGGCACTTCGTGCATTTAAATACATTTACTATCCACTGCTTGCTGTTGTTGGTGTTCCGG tgaacgtagtaacgattgtgatcctgtctcgtggaaagtgcggtctctctaaatgtgtcactcgctatctggtggccatggcagcagcggatctactggtcattatcctcgacctgatattgaggcacattccgattgttTATTGGCTACATTTCTATTTCCTGTTCTCCCTtcccgtgtgtaatatccacgctgtcctggtttatgcagccacaaactgttctgtctggttcactgtcactttcacctttgaccgatttgtggcgatttgttgccagaaactgaagactaaatattgcaccgagaaaacggcggcggtggttctgggaacagtgactgtgatgagctgcttaatagatattttctggtattttatgttgtCAGATAAATATCAGCTATTTAATAACCCCTGGTTTTGTAGCACACAATCTAGGTTAATGAGATCAAAGGTCTGGGGAACAATCGAGTTCCTGCATTACATCCtcaccccgtgtgtcccatttgtggtcatagtgctgctcaatgctctcaccatCAGATATATTTTAGTATCCAGCAGAGCTCGCAGCAGACTCCGGTGTCCCAGCAATGTGGAGAGTCCcagagacccagagatggagagccgcaggaaatccatcattttactgcttcttatctcggggaatttcatcctgttatggtcgGTACATATGGTGCATTCTCTGTGGGGCTCATTGCGCTGGTTCACTGCTTGGCTGATATATCTGCCAGTTTATGTGAGGGAAtttggattcatgctgcagctgctgagctgctgtacaaacacggttatttattgcgtgacacagactaagttcaaagagcagttgaagaatgtggggaAATATCCCTTTACTTTGATTGTGAAATTCATTAAACGATGA